Within Vicia villosa cultivar HV-30 ecotype Madison, WI linkage group LG1, Vvil1.0, whole genome shotgun sequence, the genomic segment CAGTTGGATCTTCGTATTATCATCTCAAGCCGGATGATGCTAGACTTGTGTGGGATAGGTTACCTGTgagttttttgttttctttctatAGTTGTTGAAGTTATAGAAGCAGTTTCTCATTGCTAAATTAATCGTCTGCCTTCTATTTCTGAATGAACTTTATTATATATATGAATCAATAATCAAAACGCATTGTTTATGACGTTAAATTAATACccttttcccttttttttgttCTTTGTGAATTTTAATTCCTAATCTGTTTATTTTTcagatgaccgttgcttttacgTCGATCGTTGCGATTTTCATCATTGAGAGGATTGACGAGAGGAAAGGAATGATTTCAATTATACCTCTTGTTTTGGCTGGTGTAGTTAGCATTGCGTATTGGAGGCAAGCTCACtgtcttttatttgtttatttttgttttgtgcaTAATATTTCATTGGTTTATCTTATATTGTTATTCGAAGTTCGGTTATTGAtaaaaagcctatttgtttttaattttttaacctCTTGATTGGCTAATTTCCTTCTTTTACAACAATAAGTGAAGACTTTTATTCTctctatatatattatataagcaTAAAACTCACTGAAATCTGCAAATTTATTTTCCATTTATAGTTTAGAGAATCAGAAGCCCAGAAGTTAGAATAGTCCTTTAACCTTTTTAATGATAGGAAAATGTGAAAGAGTGTCCTTAGGGCACTTGTTAAGGAAACACATAAATATTATGTTGAAAATTGTTCTTTCCAATGCGAAATTTCTACATTTTGCTTTCTTAACTAGTGCCTTTAGGACACTTGTTAGCAGGACCCTTGATGTTATTATTCATTTATGTGGTATTCATCTAGGGTTAAATGTTAGTACTCAATCATTCAACTGAATTTTAACTCATGAAAGTATTACCCTTTTCTTGTATTTACTCCAGATTCTTTGATGACCTCCGTCCATATGCTTTGGTCCAATTTGTACCAATCATTGCAATTCCAGTTATGGCTATTTTGTTGCCTCCAATGTACACTCATTCAACTTATTGGCTATGGGCTGCAGGTTTGTATTTGTATTACGGTATTGTTTCATCTCGAAATTAACTATAAACATCCACCAGTCTTATTCTTAGATTTTCTGTGAATTCTTTGCAGGATTTTATCTTCTAGCTAAGGTGTTAGAGGCTACTGATGACGTTGTCTACAAATGGACTAATCATATTGTCAGCGGTCATACACTCAAGCACTTGTTTGCAGCAATGGTTCCCGTATTCTTGACATTAATGCTTGCAAAGAGGAGCGAGGAACCAGAGAGGTATATCCCTGTCCCCAGCAGTAAACTGCACATGATTGATGGACATATTTATAACTGAGTATGAATAGTGTGCAACAATACTTCCAAATTATGGGAATATGTAAGTTAACTCAGAATGAGTTGG encodes:
- the LOC131645183 gene encoding uncharacterized protein LOC131645183; translated protein: MRKRTAYTLGIALICFIVLMIVTPSIPQSQDYHNFADQRTFFGIPNALDVISNFPFLIIGLIGLVLCHHGNYFKLSLQGELWGWTCFYVGVAAVAVGSSYYHLKPDDARLVWDRLPMTVAFTSIVAIFIIERIDERKGMISIIPLVLAGVVSIAYWRFFDDLRPYALVQFVPIIAIPVMAILLPPMYTHSTYWLWAAGFYLLAKVLEATDDVVYKWTNHIVSGHTLKHLFAAMVPVFLTLMLAKRSEEPERLSLYTIWKISWTKAKDGDSNVESYSYSRVQVEEPQQ